The genomic stretch ACCTAATGTAGTCGCTTTCGCCACTTACGCCTAAGGCACATATTTGCTACTCTCtccatcccaatcatttgtttacctttgattaaaatacccctcacagGGATTAAAgagggtaaacaaatgattgggacggagggagtatatcttTGTGATAAAACAACATTGAACCAATCCCAAACTACTACGAAGATAGATGAGTAAATCATAAATGcaggcaaaaaaaaaacaacctgcTTCGTAATCATGTACCTAGCTGAAAAAATAGAAACTAACATTATAGAAACAAAAGTAGTGGACAATTGAGCTAGATATATAGATAGCAACTATCTTCACCTTGCGTTTCTCTTcttatttcttctcttctttttacCCTTCTTCTTGCCGTTGTTTTTGCCTTGTTCTTGCTCAACATAAACATAGTTGGTATGGTCCAGCATAAGAAGATTTTCTACACAAAGATGGACATCTAAGCATCTAACAAAATCAGCAACCTTGACATTTGTAGTCTCCATCGTTTCGAGGTCGAGATAAGCAGCCTGAAGAAGAGAAATCCTAACAAATAATCCCTTGCCACTACTTGAATAACTGACTATCCTTTCCAAATGCTCTATAGATTCATGTTTCACAACATTAAAAAGCTTTTTCCATGATCCACCCACGCCATACTCTTCCATGATCCACACATCGCAATCATATAAATAACTGACTAAAAGACACAAGCATCCATCCAAAACTTGTACATTCAGGGAAATATAATGTTCCACATTGATCTCTGGTAGTGTCAAAGAGCTAAAATTCTCGTTTTGTAAACTAAAAGCGACAATAGGACGCGGCACACGATCATCGCCTGAACCAGCTCCAACCCAATGTATTGTTTCATGGAGCAACGCATTGCTACTATAAtgattataaaaataatatggaacATCAGGGCCCCTTCTCCAAGAATGATTATTGAAGCTATAAACCATGACACGACAATAATAAGAATTTGGGTCGCTAGAATAAGTCTGACCAATCCTAACACATTTGTAGTCCTGAGAGACGGTatcaaagccaaagccaaaactGAAACGCCCATGAGGGTAACCTAATTGTTCCTCTCTAGGCAACCAAGGGAGTAACCTATTTGTTTGCGTAGTTGGGTTGTATATAATTAGCTGGAAGTATTCATATTGGCGAAGACAGAGTAAGCCATTACAAGtaccaaccacatcaacaccACCATGGTCAGGATGCTTGAAAGGGTAATCAAGCTCAAGGATGTTCTCAAAAGTGTCGAAATTAGCCAAATGAAGCATTGGGGTTCTGACAACAAAGTGGAGGTTGGTTTTGGTTGCAAGAGATCGTTGCAAATGTAGATTAACGAAATGAAGATCTGTAATAAGATGATACCATAATTTGCAGACAACCTTAAATCGTAGCAGAGTTTTTGCAGGCAAGAGTAGGAATATTTCAGTCAGCAAATCAACGGGAAAAGTCgacattattattaatattattcccTTCGTCCCAATTTCCTTAATCCCAAAATTATCGTCCCCTTTCTAATTCAAAGACAAATACAAGAGAAAAATGTGGCTAGCAGTTGAATTTACCGACAGTGCACACACTCTGATTTTCTTCTTCTAACATGTTAACCTGTCAAACAAATACAGTACTTTAATCATTCAAATAATGTCTAAACTACCCAAATTGAAGAGAAAAATCAACACATTTGCACAATTGCACGCGATACGGTTTGCAGGTAGAACAAGGACTTCAAAAACTTTGAATAAAGAGTAAAACACTAATTAATTTCATTTCGTAACTATAGATTAACTATTTAAAGTTACCCTAATTGCAGATTTGTGATCATTAAAACGAAATTCAACCAAATTTATTGCTACCCAATTAATCATATGATTTGATTAAATAAAGAGTAACAACACTAATCAATTTTATCGTCAATTTTAACAAAAACAATACAAAATCCTAATTTTCAATGAGAAACACAGATGATAAAATAATCAGATTAAATTACTAGAATATGAATAGTAATAAAAGTGAAGTAATTCATACCTAATTGCGATTTCTGATTAAAATTGCAGAATAAATTCGTGTTAAGGATTTGTAATTGTCATAATTTACCCATTCTTTCAAGTTTCAATCATCTTCCCCAAATAATCCTAGGACTTTTGGGGTGTAATGAGGTAATATGACTTGTTAAATGGGTCGCTCCGGTTGGCGTTGAATCAGATCACTTCAGTTTCGATTATTTTTAAGTCGGAATGTTCTGATATTTTGGGTCAAGACTTTGCCTAAAGAATATTTTGGACTATTTTGAGTCTATCACGCCATTTTGGCTCACTTAGTCACTTTAAATTTATCGAGTCAAGTTTAGGTAACACAATTCACGTCATTTTTGGCTCTCGGGTTGAGTCAACTTTCGCCGTTCTACTAGGTAATATATCGATTCGTATATACACCGTATGTAATATATCAATTCTGTTGTTACTATTGTTATTTTCCCTACTTTCTCTCCTACTACTTTTACTTtagttacttttattgttattaatatAACATCTCTCAAAATTATAATTAAGTTAAATACTATAAACCAAATTATGAGACACATTTAATACtactgttattattgttgttactcTCACTATTCTCGTTGCTACTATTGTTACTAACACAACTCCCGCTACTACTGTTTATTTTCAACTAGATCTGACAAATGGATCAACCGGGTCGGGTCAACTCAGGTCGGTCATGTTTCGGGTTTGAAAGAATTCGGATCAATTTAGGTTCGAGTTATTCTCGGGTCTATTATTATCATGTTCTTTATTGATAATAGACAGTTTGAAATAATAAACACTCGAGTTGGATCATACTGGTTCGAGTCACTTTGTTGTCAGGTTAGTCGGCCCGGATCAATCTTGAAAGGTATACTTtcaccgtttttttttttttttttgggtaaggtAAAGAAATTAAATTGATCGAAAATCAATCTATACTTTCACCGGTTATAAGCTTAAAGTTCTCATCCAAGAATTTCTTGTACTACAACAGTACTACGAGTATTTCTGCCATTAAACAAGTACTTTCTGATATAACTACACTTATTACTGTACACCAAAAGGAAACCTGTTGAAGCATCAACTTAGTTGTAACCAACCATTTGTAATTAAAAGCCAAAGTCGAAATACAACTCTGAGAAATCAATTCTACACGATAATCAGATGGCATGGATCGAGTCTACAAATATTACCTCTACCTTAGAAATTCAAGTACTGGATAATTGAGTAACATACTCActccgtaccagaccaaaggtaacacttactataaacggacgtaccacaccaaaggtaacatttcttatttggcccacaatattaccaagttatccttatactcatttgatatttacacaaaatgtcattacatacctcACCTACCAACCcccaattaaacccacaattacatgccccacctattttttttccctctttacccttactttttccactttttcttaaatactcaaTTTTTTCCTACTActtttggtgtggtacggagggagtagtaaTTAGTTTCCCCTTGAGTTCATCTTTTGTTTATTTCTTGTCTTGTCTTTACCTTTCTTCTTGCCCTTGTTTCTGCCTTAGTTCTTTTTCCTCAACATTAACATAGTTGGCATGGTCGAGCATAAGAAGATTTTCTACACACAAATGGGCATCTTTGCATTTGACAAAATCAGCAACCTTGACATCTGTAGTCTCCATCGTTTTGAGGTCAAGATAAGAAACCTTGACATTTGTAGTCTCTATCATTCCGAAGAATTCGGCATAAGCAACCTTACGAGGAGGACCCCTAATAACAAATAACCCCTTGCCACTACTTGAATAGCTGACTATCTTTAGGAAGAACACTCTATGATCATGTTTTACAACATTAAAAGTCTTTTTCCATGATCCAGGCACGCCATACTCTTCCATGATCCATACATCCCAACAATCTAAATAAGGAAAATGATGGCCCCTACTCCAGGAATGATTATTGAAGCTATAAATCATGACTCGGCTAAAAGGATTTCGGTCGAAAGGATAAGTCTGACCAATCCTAACACATTTGTAGTCCTGAGAGACGGTATCAAACCCAAACCCAAAGTTGAATAGCCTGAAAATTTATTGGCAGACCTACGTAAAGCGTTCCGTGTTCCCATGACACAGGAAGATGAAATTCAATAATTTATTTTGTCCAATTTTCAGGCTAGAAAAATTAAATTAATAGTAGTTTTTTATATGAACAAATAGCTGAAATATTTTAATAAGGATCCCGTCAAGAAATTTTTTATGTCCGCCACTGATTATTActtcgtatttatttatttatctccCTCAAATTACAATCAAGCGAAAACTGAGATTAACCCTTCAAAGTTACCCTAATTCTAACCTATACATCATTAAATCGGAATTCAACCAAATTTATTGCTACCCAATTAATCATATGATTGAAACAAAGAAACGGAATTTGATTAAAAAATGAAAGAGAGTCAACATTAATCAAATTTTGAGCTGTATTGTGTGAGACGGTCTCATTACATAAAAAGAACGGGCTAATTTATAAGCAACAAAAGAATCAGATTAAAGAATTAAAATATGAATAGAAATAGAGGCGAAGTGATTCATACCTAACTCTGATTTCTGACTGGAATTGCAGAAAAACATTCCTCTGTTTATGATTTTTTATAGCCAATAGTTTACTCTTTTTAGTACCTTAACTAGTTTTCTAGATTACTACCTTTTAAATTTTGTTTTATTATCGTCTGACACAGGAAAGTTTGGAATACAGGCTGTCACATCATCACATGCCCTTCTTTGATACTTCTAAAACGGATCTAAATACTACCACATGGTACTAAAAAGAAACGACTTTTGGTATTTCTAAAGTAACTTATCATGTAATTTGGTATCTATTTGACCCATGACCCGTCTTAAGGTTTAAGACGGATACCTCCGCCTAAAAAAATTATTTATGTTGAACAATAGTTGAACTTTCTTACAATATCTACTCATTATATTTTTCTGCTTTCAGACGACGCAACAGTTAAAGAAAAGCTAACAATCGTTAGTAAAAAAAAAGCTGCTTTCAGACGAAGCAACATTTAAACAAAAGCTAACAATCTTTAGTTGAGAATAAAAAAAAGTTAAGTAGGGATCCACATTCTAACCTCTTTTGTGAGTTGGATGCACATCTACCAGTTTTCTTAGTTCCATGATTCATTCTGTGGACCTTCATTAGTACATCATTAAGGATTTTCCTTTCACACCCCCCCTCAAGAAGAGAGTGCGGAAATTCCGATTGCTCCCATCTTGCTCAACAA from Silene latifolia isolate original U9 population chromosome 5, ASM4854445v1, whole genome shotgun sequence encodes the following:
- the LOC141657780 gene encoding F-box protein CPR1-like, with the protein product MSTFPVDLLTEIFLLLPAKTLLRFKVVCKLWYHLITDLHFVNLHLQRSLATKTNLHFVVRTPMLHLANFDTFENILELDYPFKHPDHGGVDVVGTCNGLLCLRQYEYFQLIIYNPTTQTNRLLPWLPREEQLGYPHGRFSFGFGFDTVSQDYKCVRIGQTYSSDPNSYYCRVMVYSFNNHSWRRGPDVPYYFYNHYSSNALLHETIHWVGAGSGDDRVPRPIVAFSLQNENFSSLTLPEINVEHYISLNVQVLDGCLCLLVSYLYDCDVWIMEEYGVGGSWKKLFNVVKHESIEHLERIVSYSSSGKGLFVRISLLQAAYLDLETMETTNVKVADFVRCLDVHLCVENLLMLDHTNYVYVEQEQGKNNGKKKGKKKRRNKKRNARF